The Pukyongia salina genome segment GGCCTCTTCGACCACATCTGGAAAATCTGTAAAGTTTGTGATCACGCTTTCCAGGATATAACTAGCCTGATAGGCGTCGTCCAGGGCGTAAAAATTCTTCGCCATTAGTACCAGTCCTTTGGCACCAAACTCCTTATAGCCGGAATAATCCTTTGCCAGTTTTTGTACCGAAGCGTTAGAGCCTTCATAGTTCCCGCTCTTATTTTTAAAATAAGCATCGTAATAGAGCGCTTCTGCGGCTAGCTTTCCGGTGGCTATGGTAGCTACCTTGGCGTAGGCGTTCTTGGCTTTGTCCTCGTCCCCGGTTTTCATAGCAGAGCGGGCAATCACCACCTGGGCATCACTCTTTATGGAGTTATCTATCTTACCATTTTGAAGAACCTTTTCGGCGTAAGCAACCGCATCTGCATATCGCTTTAGCTCATAACTCGCCTTCATGCTATTGGTCTGGGCAAAGACAATATTCTGCGGAAAATCGGCCTCAACTTCCAATCGTTTCAGGTAGCGGATCGCGTTCTCGTAATCCTTTTTGGTGAGGTATAGTTCCGATACCCTTGCCAATGCCTGCTCGGTAAATTCACTTCGTTCTTTGGAAGCTACAAATTCGTAATGCGGAATCGCTTTGCTGCCGTCATTATCTCCAAAATAGATCTGGCCCAGGTAGAAATGTGCTTTCAAAGCGTGGCGACCGTTAGGGAATTCAGAAAGATACTCCTCAAATCTGCCTTTTGCCTGGTTAAGCTTATTTTCAAGGTAGGGCTGTTCGGCGGCGGTATAGGTGGCGTCGTCCAGCTCGGCATCCTCCACCTCGACATAATCCAGAGTACGAACCCAATCGGCATACTCACTCACCCTACCCAGGTCGATATAAATAAGTTTTGCCGAAGAAACCGCTTGTAAGGATTCGGCGGAGCCGGGATAATCCTTGGCAACTCTTCTAAAGATAGCGAGGGCGTCTTCACTTTTTCCCGAATTGTCATAGATCAGTGCTTTTTTGAGCAATGCCCTGGAGGTATAGCTGCTACCGGGTAATTCCCTTACCAATTTATCGTAAGCCTTAATGGCCTCGTTGTTTCGTTCAAGTGATGCGTAGGTATTTCCCAATTCGTATAAGGCATCATCCCTGTAAATAGATTTTGGGTAGGTTGCGTTAAACTGTTCCAGTTCTTCCAGTTTTTTACTATCTCTCTCCACAAACCCATAACTAATAGCTTTCTGAAACGCTGCATAATCCTTATCGGGGCTTCCCAGGCTGATCGCCTGGTTGTAATTTTCCATGGCAGGCCAGTACTGGCTAGTTACAAAATAGCTATCACCCAAACGTAGAAAAGCATCTTGTTTTCGTGCACCGTTGGAAGAAGAAGATTCTACATAGCCCTTAAAACTGTTAATGGCTTCCGAATAGTTCTTCAGTTTAAAGTAATTGTACGCCAGGTTGTATTGGCTATTCTCAAATTCGGGTGTTTGCGAGGACTGTGGTAATTGCAAGAACTGCTTATATCCCACCAATGCCTTATCGAAATAAGACCGATGGTAATCGCTTTCAGCCTTCCAAAAAGTGGCTCTGGCCGTGTAAACAGGATCTCTTGGTTCTTTCAGGGATTTGTCGAAATAACTCACGGCCTCATCGTAATTGCCTTCGTTGTATAATTCGAGCCCCCTGAAGAAGGCCACCTTCTGGTACGCAAGCTTATTCTCGAAGGATTTATTGTTTTCCAGCAATGTGATGGCTTCCTTGTAGTTCTTCGAACTGAGGTAAGAATCGATAAGCAGATCTTTTAAAGCCTCATTATTTCTATTTTTAGGATAGGCCTCGATAAAGGAAAGTAACACTTGCGGAACAGGTTGATAGCTGTTTCCTATCTCATAGCTAAGCTTTGCATAATTAAGCCAGGCATCCTCTCGGATCTCTTCACTGAAATCCATTTCCGAAGCATTTTTAAAAGCATTCAAGGCCTGTTGCTTCTTATCCAGTTTTAAATAACTTTCTGCCAGGTGATAATAGGCGTTTTGAGCGACGGCATTTCTCCCATCCACGATCTTATTGAATTCTCCAATGGCATTTTCGTAGTCTTTCTGCTTATAATAGGCGTAACCCAGTAAATAGTAATCGGTGTTACTCCATTTACCCCGCTTCCCTTTATATTCGGTTAGATACGGAATAGCCTCCTTATACTTACCCAAATTAAAATAACTTTCTCCGATGATCTTGGAGAGTTCGCTGCGTTCCATCGGACTCGAATTCTCATATTGTTCCAGCCCCATGTCGATGGCTTCCTGGAATTTACCCAATTTAAAATTCATATCGGCCTGATAATAGGAAAGCCCCTCGGCATAGCGTTCTTCGTCTTTTACAGACTCGAACAGTTCGTTGGCTTCTTCGTATTCATCACCTTCGTAGGCGATAAAACCAAGGTAATATTTGGCCTGGGCTCCGTATTTCTGCGAATCGCTTACTCTATTAAAATACTTTTTGGCCTCATTATATCTCTTATTTCTGAAATAGGCATAACCATTATTGAAGTTGAATTTTTCCCGTTCTCCCCTACTTAGACTGGATTCATCAACTTTATCGTACCATTTTCTTGCATAAGAATATTTACCATTCTCAAAATAGAAATTAGCCACGTTGATATAGGCATCATTACGTTTAATACTGGTGGGATAATCTGCAACGAAGGTCTCCATCAGCTCATCGGCATTTTGCTGATTTAGCCTAACAGCGCAATTGGCAATATAATAAGCACAGTCTCCTTTAATGGTTTCGTCCTGTACTTGACGCTGTACCCTATCAAACAAGGATTGAGCAGCCAGAAACTGTTCGTTATCATACAGTTCGATCGCTTTATTGAAAGTTTCAAGGTCGTTGGTGAAAATTGCCGTTTGCTGGGAATGAATTGAGTATGAATAAAATACGCAAAACGCAACAATAATGAGGTTTCTGAACATTCGAATGGGGTTTTTAACGCATATAAAGATACAGGTTACTAAATGAACCAAAAGCCCGAAAGCAAAAGGTTTTTAACAGATAAATCAACAGATTTATAGTACTTTTTCTACATACGTTAGCCGTTCAAAAATTAAGTTCAGCTTTACATAGTAACGCAACAATTGCGATATAAGTATGTTGATAAAAAGTAGCCTTTTCAGTATCATTAAAATTTACAGTACATTTAGTGATCATGAAATTAAACCTCATCCCATGAAAAATATTCTTGTAATATGTGTGTTGTTAATCACCTGTTCCACATTCGCCCAACGAAATACCTTTAAAGTAATAACCGAACGTA includes the following:
- a CDS encoding tetratricopeptide repeat protein, encoding MFRNLIIVAFCVFYSYSIHSQQTAIFTNDLETFNKAIELYDNEQFLAAQSLFDRVQRQVQDETIKGDCAYYIANCAVRLNQQNADELMETFVADYPTSIKRNDAYINVANFYFENGKYSYARKWYDKVDESSLSRGEREKFNFNNGYAYFRNKRYNEAKKYFNRVSDSQKYGAQAKYYLGFIAYEGDEYEEANELFESVKDEERYAEGLSYYQADMNFKLGKFQEAIDMGLEQYENSSPMERSELSKIIGESYFNLGKYKEAIPYLTEYKGKRGKWSNTDYYLLGYAYYKQKDYENAIGEFNKIVDGRNAVAQNAYYHLAESYLKLDKKQQALNAFKNASEMDFSEEIREDAWLNYAKLSYEIGNSYQPVPQVLLSFIEAYPKNRNNEALKDLLIDSYLSSKNYKEAITLLENNKSFENKLAYQKVAFFRGLELYNEGNYDEAVSYFDKSLKEPRDPVYTARATFWKAESDYHRSYFDKALVGYKQFLQLPQSSQTPEFENSQYNLAYNYFKLKNYSEAINSFKGYVESSSSNGARKQDAFLRLGDSYFVTSQYWPAMENYNQAISLGSPDKDYAAFQKAISYGFVERDSKKLEELEQFNATYPKSIYRDDALYELGNTYASLERNNEAIKAYDKLVRELPGSSYTSRALLKKALIYDNSGKSEDALAIFRRVAKDYPGSAESLQAVSSAKLIYIDLGRVSEYADWVRTLDYVEVEDAELDDATYTAAEQPYLENKLNQAKGRFEEYLSEFPNGRHALKAHFYLGQIYFGDNDGSKAIPHYEFVASKERSEFTEQALARVSELYLTKKDYENAIRYLKRLEVEADFPQNIVFAQTNSMKASYELKRYADAVAYAEKVLQNGKIDNSIKSDAQVVIARSAMKTGDEDKAKNAYAKVATIATGKLAAEALYYDAYFKNKSGNYEGSNASVQKLAKDYSGYKEFGAKGLVLMAKNFYALDDAYQASYILESVITNFTDFPDVVEEAKAELAVIKAAQSKTNSSVETGDN